In one Streptomyces sp. NBC_01241 genomic region, the following are encoded:
- a CDS encoding sigma-70 family RNA polymerase sigma factor, whose amino-acid sequence MTTTTTDERTLADLQREHGPALFHFLLGLTFGDRQRAEDLLQETLVRAWQHPEAFDAPYESMRPWLFTVARRLAIDARRSRQARPAEVSDVVLEAAAGAQDTAEATVSALDVREAMRALSPEHRAVLVQIYFRGLSVGETARALDIPAGTVKSRSYYALRQLSRSLPGYSSRSSSLSRERAATASATST is encoded by the coding sequence ATGACCACCACGACGACCGATGAGCGGACCCTCGCGGATCTCCAGCGGGAGCACGGCCCCGCCCTGTTCCACTTCCTGCTCGGGCTGACCTTCGGCGACCGGCAGCGGGCCGAGGACCTGCTCCAGGAGACGCTGGTGCGGGCCTGGCAGCATCCGGAGGCCTTCGACGCCCCGTACGAGTCGATGCGGCCCTGGCTCTTCACCGTCGCACGGCGTCTGGCCATCGACGCGCGCCGGTCCAGGCAGGCCCGGCCGGCCGAGGTCAGCGATGTCGTGCTGGAGGCCGCCGCGGGTGCGCAGGACACCGCGGAGGCCACGGTCTCGGCCCTCGACGTACGCGAGGCGATGCGCGCCCTCAGCCCGGAACACCGTGCCGTACTCGTCCAGATATATTTCCGAGGACTGAGCGTGGGCGAGACGGCGCGGGCACTCGATATTCCGGCGGGCACCGTCAAGTCCCGTTCCTACTACGCGCTGCGCCAGCTCTCCCGCAGTCTGCCGGGCTACTCCAGCAGGTCCTCCTCCCTCAGCAGGGAGAGGGCCGCGACGGCCTCCGCGACCTCCACGTAG
- a CDS encoding amino acid permease, with product MARLRLGEGVLRRKPIEQIDEKGPAGDVTTQLTRTLGLWQLTAIGVGGIIGAGIFTLAGTVANGTAGPAVLISFLIAGVASAAAAFSYAEFAGLIPKAGSAYTYGYAVLGELVGWFIGWDLLLEYTAIVAVVAIGISGYFSFLLGEMGLDVPKWMLGAPGTGDGHRVDLFAALLCLLVAYLLTLGIKNAARFETIVVVLKVLVVLLVIGVGVFHINTTNYHPFFPFGVSGAFTGAATVFFAVFGYDAMSTAAEESKDAQRHMPKAILYSLGISMVLYVAACLVLTGMQSYKEIDPESGFSTAFKSVGLSRLADLIAVGAIIGILTVMFTFMLGVTRVWFSMSRDGLLPKWFAKTHPTRHVPTRVTWIVGAASAVIAGFLPIGEAAELTNIGILLAFVVVCIAVIVLRYKQPDLPRTFRTPGMPFVPALGVVFSIWLITFLQWQTWVRFVVWFLVGLVIYFGYSYRKSEMAQTPEPGTGAGTG from the coding sequence ATGGCCAGGCTCCGATTGGGCGAGGGTGTACTGCGCCGCAAGCCGATCGAGCAGATCGACGAGAAAGGGCCGGCGGGGGACGTCACCACTCAGCTCACCCGAACGCTCGGCCTGTGGCAGCTCACGGCGATCGGTGTGGGCGGGATCATCGGCGCAGGCATCTTCACCCTCGCCGGCACCGTGGCGAACGGCACCGCCGGACCCGCGGTGCTCATCTCCTTCCTGATCGCGGGTGTGGCGAGCGCGGCGGCCGCGTTCAGCTACGCGGAGTTCGCGGGCCTGATCCCGAAGGCCGGCTCCGCCTACACCTACGGATACGCGGTGCTCGGCGAGCTGGTGGGCTGGTTCATCGGCTGGGACCTGCTGCTGGAGTACACGGCGATCGTCGCCGTCGTCGCGATCGGCATCTCCGGCTACTTCAGCTTCCTGCTCGGGGAGATGGGGCTGGACGTACCGAAGTGGATGCTGGGCGCGCCCGGCACCGGGGACGGCCATCGGGTGGACCTGTTCGCCGCGCTGCTCTGTCTGCTCGTGGCGTACCTGCTGACTCTCGGCATCAAGAACGCGGCCCGCTTCGAAACGATCGTGGTCGTCCTGAAGGTCCTGGTCGTCCTGCTGGTCATCGGCGTCGGCGTGTTCCACATCAACACCACCAATTACCACCCCTTCTTCCCGTTCGGGGTGAGCGGCGCCTTCACCGGTGCGGCCACGGTGTTCTTCGCGGTGTTCGGGTACGACGCCATGTCGACGGCCGCCGAGGAGTCCAAGGACGCGCAGCGGCACATGCCCAAGGCGATCCTGTATTCGCTGGGGATCTCCATGGTGCTGTATGTGGCGGCGTGTCTGGTGCTGACGGGGATGCAGAGCTACAAGGAGATCGACCCCGAGTCCGGCTTCTCCACGGCATTCAAGTCGGTGGGGCTGAGCAGGCTCGCCGATCTGATCGCGGTGGGCGCGATCATCGGCATTCTCACCGTGATGTTCACCTTCATGCTCGGTGTGACCCGGGTGTGGTTCTCGATGAGCCGCGACGGGCTGCTGCCCAAATGGTTCGCCAAGACCCACCCGACCCGGCACGTGCCGACCCGGGTGACCTGGATCGTCGGCGCGGCCTCGGCCGTGATCGCCGGATTCCTGCCGATCGGCGAGGCCGCCGAGCTGACGAACATCGGCATTCTGCTGGCGTTCGTGGTGGTGTGCATCGCGGTGATCGTGCTGCGTTACAAGCAACCCGATCTGCCGCGTACGTTCCGCACGCCCGGCATGCCGTTCGTGCCGGCTCTCGGGGTGGTGTTCTCGATCTGGCTGATCACCTTCCTGCAGTGGCAGACGTGGGTGCGGTTCGTGGTGTGGTTCCTGGTCGGTCTGGTGATCTACTTCGGCTACTCGTACCGGAAGTCGGAGATGGCGCAGACACCGGAACCGGGCACGGGAGCCGGAACGGGCTGA
- a CDS encoding universal stress protein: MTDQQPHQFERGTDGPKVIVSGLDGSDSSMRAAAYAAGLARRQGAMLALVYVQPVLPAGAALGAPVADTTSEVAEGLVNEIREATERIKDIWDVRWEFHTFRGDPYNGLVTAADKLKADAVVVGASESAGHRFIGSVAIRLVKAGRWPVTVVP; encoded by the coding sequence GTGACAGACCAGCAGCCCCACCAGTTCGAACGTGGCACAGACGGCCCGAAAGTGATCGTCTCCGGCCTCGACGGATCCGATTCCTCCATGCGTGCCGCGGCGTACGCGGCGGGGCTCGCCCGTCGGCAGGGAGCGATGCTCGCCCTCGTCTACGTCCAGCCCGTGCTGCCCGCGGGCGCCGCGCTCGGGGCGCCCGTCGCCGATACGACCAGCGAGGTCGCGGAGGGCCTCGTGAACGAGATCCGCGAGGCGACGGAGCGGATAAAGGACATATGGGATGTGCGCTGGGAGTTCCACACCTTCCGCGGTGACCCCTACAACGGGCTCGTGACGGCTGCGGACAAACTGAAGGCCGATGCGGTCGTGGTGGGCGCGTCGGAGTCGGCCGGGCACCGGTTCATCGGTTCGGTGGCGATCCGGCTGGTGAAGGCGGGCCGTTGGCCCGTCACGGTAGTCCCGTAA
- a CDS encoding SAM-dependent methyltransferase yields MERPAWAPQGIDITVPSVSRMYDFYLGGSHNFEVDREAARKAMEFMPGLPKIMQANRAFMRRAVRYAVSEGVNQFLDIGSGIPTFGNVHEVAQAADPEARVAYVDHDPVAVAHSRVVLEGNERAVIAAADLRNPQGIVKSPEITGLLDLDRPVALLLVAVLHFIEDSDDPHTAVAELREALAPGSLIVVTHASYEGIPLAPEEAGGTVDVYRDIRSPLVMRTRDEVTRFFEGYAMVEPGLVSMPNWRPETPLAPEHEDPFAFSGFAGVGRKA; encoded by the coding sequence ATGGAGCGTCCCGCCTGGGCACCGCAGGGCATTGACATCACGGTGCCGAGCGTGTCTCGCATGTACGACTTCTATCTGGGCGGATCGCACAATTTCGAGGTGGACCGGGAAGCGGCTCGCAAGGCCATGGAGTTCATGCCGGGGCTCCCCAAGATCATGCAGGCGAATCGGGCCTTTATGCGCAGGGCTGTGCGTTACGCGGTGAGCGAGGGCGTCAACCAGTTCCTGGACATCGGCTCCGGAATACCGACTTTCGGCAATGTGCACGAAGTCGCCCAGGCGGCCGACCCGGAAGCCCGCGTCGCGTATGTCGATCACGACCCCGTCGCGGTCGCGCACAGCCGGGTCGTACTCGAAGGAAACGAGCGGGCGGTGATCGCCGCCGCGGATCTCCGTAACCCGCAAGGCATCGTGAAGAGCCCGGAGATCACCGGACTGCTCGACCTGGACCGCCCGGTGGCCCTGCTGCTCGTCGCCGTACTCCACTTCATCGAGGACTCCGACGACCCGCACACCGCCGTCGCCGAACTGCGCGAAGCCCTCGCCCCCGGCAGCCTCATCGTCGTCACCCACGCCTCGTACGAGGGGATTCCGCTCGCCCCGGAGGAGGCGGGCGGCACGGTCGATGTCTACCGGGACATCCGCAGCCCCCTGGTCATGCGGACGCGCGACGAGGTCACCCGGTTCTTCGAGGGGTACGCGATGGTCGAGCCCGGACTCGTATCGATGCCGAACTGGCGCCCCGAAACCCCCCTGGCACCGGAGCACGAGGACCCATTCGCCTTCTCGGGCTTCGCAGGAGTGGGACGCAAGGCGTGA
- a CDS encoding putative bifunctional diguanylate cyclase/phosphodiesterase yields the protein MSIPAQSSGAPDTEPDGPEDRLRRFATIWSRAIFPSTATSMTRTEFEQHLLPLARGLSDILHARPFDAAPASEVGAALVAAHCTDPDALSSTLGVIDSYLVLYCGGNGATALSTEDGRARCARIQHALAGGFTQALRERTLAEQEAIARSALIARSDAEQALHATEARFRAVFKDAAIGIGIADLDGNVLEINDTLTRMFGGLEHHVRSHKVNEWVHPEDSPQVWKYYNELVRGEREHYRVEKPYYRNDGTVLWTNLTVSLLRDSEGRPEYQLALMEDTTERRLLNLRLRYEATHDALTGLPNRTLFFERLEKALAADDGSRFGLCYLDLDGFKAINDSLGHASGDRLLVEVADRLQTCATAPGEMVARLGGDEFVALTTGPDTQKEVDELAGRILGVLGTPIRLDGRELTVRGSIGIVEGAAGERSAAEVLRSADITMYRAKSAGGNRFELADAEADARAITRHGLTTALPAALDRGEFFIEYQPLVHLGDGTVHGAEALVRWCHPQHGVLGPDRFIPLAEHTGLIVPLGRWVLEESVRQANFWQERHSDGGPLRINVNLSPTQLHHPRLVAETVDVLERSGLEPGALCLEVTESALIGADDDLLKPLRQLADMGVDIALDDFGTGYSNLANLRRLPVSVLKLDRSFTQGMQRHPADSVDLKIVEGIVSLAHSLDLAVTVEGVETAAQAEQLRDLGCDTAQGWYYARPGAPDRIHSLLLADAV from the coding sequence GTGAGCATCCCCGCCCAATCGTCCGGAGCGCCCGACACGGAGCCCGACGGCCCCGAGGACCGGCTCCGGAGATTCGCCACGATCTGGAGCCGGGCCATCTTCCCCTCGACGGCCACCTCCATGACGCGCACGGAGTTCGAACAGCATCTGCTGCCGCTGGCCCGTGGGCTCAGCGACATCCTGCACGCACGGCCCTTCGACGCGGCGCCCGCGAGCGAGGTCGGCGCCGCTCTCGTCGCCGCGCACTGCACGGACCCGGACGCGCTCAGCAGCACGCTCGGCGTCATCGACTCGTACCTCGTGCTCTATTGCGGCGGCAACGGTGCGACGGCGCTGTCGACCGAGGACGGCAGAGCCCGCTGCGCCCGGATACAGCACGCCCTCGCGGGCGGGTTCACCCAGGCCCTGCGCGAGCGGACCCTCGCAGAGCAGGAGGCCATCGCCCGCTCCGCGCTCATCGCCCGTTCGGACGCCGAGCAGGCCCTGCACGCCACCGAGGCACGCTTCCGCGCCGTCTTCAAGGACGCGGCCATCGGTATCGGGATCGCCGATCTGGACGGCAATGTGCTGGAGATCAACGACACCCTCACCCGGATGTTCGGCGGCCTCGAACACCATGTGCGCAGCCACAAGGTCAACGAGTGGGTGCACCCCGAGGACTCGCCGCAGGTCTGGAAGTACTACAACGAGCTGGTACGCGGCGAACGCGAGCACTACCGGGTCGAAAAGCCGTACTACCGCAACGACGGCACGGTGCTGTGGACCAATCTGACGGTGTCCCTGCTGCGCGACTCCGAGGGCCGGCCCGAGTATCAGCTGGCCCTGATGGAGGACACCACGGAGCGCCGGCTGCTCAACCTGCGGCTGCGGTACGAGGCCACCCATGACGCGCTCACCGGCCTGCCCAACCGGACGCTGTTCTTCGAACGGCTGGAGAAGGCGCTCGCCGCCGACGACGGCAGCCGCTTCGGCCTCTGCTACCTCGACCTCGACGGCTTCAAGGCGATCAACGACAGCCTCGGCCACGCGTCGGGGGACCGGCTGCTGGTCGAGGTGGCCGACAGGCTGCAGACCTGCGCGACCGCGCCCGGCGAGATGGTGGCGCGGCTCGGCGGCGACGAGTTCGTGGCCCTGACCACCGGCCCCGACACCCAGAAGGAGGTCGACGAGCTGGCCGGCCGCATCCTCGGCGTGCTCGGCACCCCGATCCGCCTGGACGGCCGTGAGCTGACCGTACGCGGATCCATCGGGATCGTCGAAGGGGCGGCCGGTGAACGGAGCGCCGCCGAGGTGCTGCGCAGCGCCGACATCACCATGTACCGGGCCAAGTCGGCGGGCGGCAACCGCTTCGAGCTCGCCGACGCCGAGGCGGACGCCCGCGCCATCACCCGGCACGGCCTGACCACCGCGCTGCCGGCCGCCCTGGACCGGGGCGAGTTCTTCATCGAGTACCAGCCCCTCGTGCACCTCGGCGACGGTACGGTGCACGGCGCGGAGGCGCTGGTGCGCTGGTGCCACCCGCAGCACGGGGTGCTCGGTCCCGACCGGTTCATCCCGCTCGCCGAGCACACCGGGCTGATCGTGCCGCTCGGCCGCTGGGTGCTGGAGGAGTCCGTGCGCCAGGCCAACTTCTGGCAGGAGCGGCACAGCGATGGCGGCCCGCTGCGGATCAATGTCAACCTCTCGCCCACCCAGTTGCATCATCCGCGGCTGGTCGCCGAGACGGTGGACGTACTGGAGCGGTCGGGGCTCGAACCCGGGGCGCTGTGTCTGGAGGTCACCGAGTCCGCCCTCATCGGCGCGGACGACGATCTGCTCAAGCCGCTGCGGCAACTGGCGGACATGGGCGTCGACATAGCGCTCGACGACTTCGGCACCGGGTACTCGAACCTGGCGAACCTGCGCAGGCTTCCGGTGAGCGTGCTCAAACTGGACCGCTCCTTCACACAGGGCATGCAGCGGCATCCGGCGGACTCGGTCGATCTGAAGATCGTCGAGGGCATCGTCTCGCTGGCACACAGCCTGGACCTCGCGGTCACGGTGGAAGGCGTGGAGACCGCGGCCCAGGCGGAGCAGCTGCGGGACCTGGGGTGCGACACGGCCCAGGGGTGGTACTACGCCCGGCCCGGCGCCCCCGACCGGATCCACTCGCTGCTGCTGGCCGACGCGGTGTGA
- a CDS encoding LysR family transcriptional regulator: protein MQFQQLTYFVAVAESRHFTRAAEDVHVSQPSLSQQIRALENELGAELFSRARGNITLTDAGEALLPLARRILADADTARHEVQELAQLRRGRVRLGATPSLCTGLLPDVLRAFHDRHPGIQLLLEEGGSLDLVRELARGALDLALVVLPLPAASPALTTVELLQEDLVVVSSARAPRPGRGGRVRIADLQDESLVMFRHGYDLRELTVTACRAEGFEPSFTVEGGEMDAVLGFVRAGLGIAVVPSMVATRAGHDLRTTPLASPGLRRTIALAHRTDVAPPRAARELQRMLLENRPERA, encoded by the coding sequence ATGCAGTTCCAGCAGCTGACGTACTTCGTGGCCGTGGCCGAGAGCCGTCACTTCACCCGCGCCGCCGAGGACGTGCATGTCTCGCAGCCCTCGCTGTCCCAGCAGATCAGGGCGCTGGAGAACGAGCTGGGAGCGGAGCTGTTCAGCCGGGCCCGGGGCAACATCACCCTCACCGACGCGGGCGAGGCCCTGCTGCCGCTGGCCCGCCGCATCCTCGCGGACGCCGACACGGCACGCCACGAGGTGCAGGAGCTGGCTCAGCTGCGCCGGGGCCGGGTCCGGCTCGGAGCGACGCCCAGCCTCTGCACCGGCCTGCTCCCCGACGTGCTGCGCGCCTTCCACGACCGGCATCCGGGGATCCAGCTGCTGCTGGAGGAGGGCGGTTCGCTCGACCTCGTACGGGAGCTGGCGCGCGGGGCTCTCGATCTCGCCCTGGTCGTGCTGCCGCTGCCCGCAGCGTCGCCCGCGCTCACCACGGTCGAGCTGCTCCAGGAAGACCTGGTCGTGGTGTCGTCGGCGCGCGCGCCACGGCCCGGCCGGGGCGGCCGCGTACGGATCGCCGACCTTCAGGACGAATCCCTCGTGATGTTCCGGCACGGCTACGACCTGCGCGAACTGACGGTGACCGCCTGCCGTGCGGAGGGCTTCGAGCCGTCGTTCACGGTGGAGGGCGGCGAGATGGACGCGGTGCTCGGCTTCGTCCGGGCGGGGCTCGGGATCGCGGTGGTGCCCAGCATGGTCGCCACCCGGGCCGGCCACGACCTGCGGACCACGCCGCTGGCCTCTCCCGGCCTGCGGCGCACGATCGCGCTCGCGCATCGCACGGATGTGGCGCCGCCGCGTGCGGCCCGCGAGTTGCAGCGGATGCTGCTGGAGAACCGTCCGGAGCGGGCGTAG
- a CDS encoding succinate dehydrogenase: MALATRTDRRPSMTRTLWDSSVGKKTIMAVSGLIMLLYLVVHMIGNLKIFFGAGEFNHYAHWLRTMGEPFLHYEWALWIVRVVLVAAVVLHATSAYQLSRRDIRARPAKYVHKKPRASYATRTMRWGGIILALFIVWHILDLTTGTVHSGGFQSGHPYQNVVDTFSTWYGNTIYIVAMLALGLHVQHGFWSAAQTLGAGNATRDRVLKTTANALALVLTVGFISVPVAVMTGVVS; the protein is encoded by the coding sequence ATGGCATTGGCAACACGGACGGACCGACGGCCGTCCATGACGCGTACGCTCTGGGACTCGTCCGTCGGCAAGAAGACGATCATGGCCGTGAGTGGCCTGATCATGCTCCTCTACTTGGTTGTCCATATGATCGGCAACCTGAAGATCTTCTTCGGGGCCGGCGAGTTCAACCATTACGCGCACTGGCTGCGGACCATGGGGGAGCCCTTCCTGCACTACGAGTGGGCCCTGTGGATCGTCCGGGTCGTGCTCGTCGCCGCCGTGGTGCTGCACGCCACCTCCGCGTACCAACTGAGCAGGCGCGACATCAGGGCGCGCCCCGCCAAGTACGTGCACAAGAAGCCGCGCGCCAGTTATGCCACCCGTACCATGCGCTGGGGCGGGATCATCCTCGCCCTGTTCATCGTCTGGCACATCCTCGACCTGACGACGGGCACCGTGCACTCGGGCGGATTCCAGTCCGGGCACCCGTACCAGAACGTCGTCGACACCTTCTCCACCTGGTACGGCAACACGATCTACATCGTCGCCATGCTCGCCCTCGGACTCCACGTCCAGCACGGCTTCTGGAGCGCCGCCCAGACCCTCGGCGCGGGCAACGCGACCCGTGACCGGGTCCTCAAGACCACCGCCAACGCCCTCGCCCTGGTGCTGACCGTGGGCTTCATCTCCGTACCCGTCGCCGTCATGACCGGAGTCGTGAGCTGA
- a CDS encoding fumarate reductase/succinate dehydrogenase flavoprotein subunit: protein MTDYSHYETGAPVVDTKAPEGPVAERWDTRRFQAKLVNPANRRKHTVIVVGTGLAGGSAGATLAEQGYHVVQFCFQDSPRRAHSVAAQGGINAAKNYRNDGDSVHRLFYDTVKGGDFRARESNVHRLAQISVEIIDQCVAQGVPFAREYGGLLDNRSFGGVQVSRTFYARGQTGQQLLLGAYQALSRQIAAGNVELHARTEMLDLIIVDGKARGIVARDLVTGKIDTYFADAVVLASGGYGNVFYLSTNAMNSNATAIWRAHRRGAYFANPCFTQIHPTCIPRTGDHQSKLTLMSESLRNDGRIWVPKAKGDNRPANEIPEDERDYYLERIYPAFGNLVPRDIASRAAKNVCDEGRGVGTGGQGVYLDFAEAIQRMGRAEVEEKYGNLFDMYARITAENPYETPMRIYPAVHYTMGGLWVDYDLQTTIPGLFAIGEANFSDHGANRLGASALMQGLADGYFVLPSTINDYLARNPHHDEVDDAHPAVEEVVADTEDRLNLLLSVDGDRTPDSFHREIGELMWEYCGMARTEEGLREALDRIPQIREEFWRRIKVPGTGDEFNQSLEKANRVVDYLELAELMCLDALHRAESCGGHFREESQTPDGEAARRDEEFSYAAAWEFSGTGEAPVLHKEDLVFEYVHPTQRSYA from the coding sequence ATGACCGACTACTCGCACTACGAGACGGGCGCGCCCGTCGTCGACACCAAGGCCCCCGAAGGCCCCGTCGCCGAACGCTGGGACACCCGTCGCTTCCAGGCCAAGTTGGTCAACCCGGCCAACCGGCGCAAGCACACCGTCATCGTCGTCGGCACCGGCCTGGCCGGCGGTTCGGCGGGTGCGACGCTGGCCGAACAGGGCTACCACGTCGTCCAGTTCTGCTTCCAGGACTCGCCCCGCCGCGCCCACTCCGTCGCCGCCCAGGGCGGCATCAACGCCGCGAAGAACTACCGCAACGACGGCGACTCGGTCCACCGGCTCTTCTACGACACGGTCAAGGGCGGCGACTTCCGGGCCCGCGAGTCCAACGTCCACCGGCTCGCCCAGATCTCCGTCGAGATCATCGACCAGTGCGTCGCCCAGGGCGTCCCCTTCGCCCGTGAGTACGGCGGCCTCCTCGACAACCGCTCCTTCGGCGGCGTCCAGGTCTCCCGCACGTTCTACGCCCGCGGCCAGACGGGACAGCAACTCCTCCTCGGCGCCTACCAGGCACTGTCGAGGCAGATCGCCGCCGGCAACGTCGAACTGCACGCCCGCACCGAGATGCTCGACCTGATCATCGTCGACGGCAAGGCCCGCGGCATCGTCGCCCGCGACCTCGTCACCGGTAAGATCGACACCTACTTCGCCGACGCGGTCGTCCTGGCCAGCGGTGGTTACGGCAACGTCTTCTACCTGTCGACGAACGCCATGAACTCCAACGCCACCGCCATCTGGCGCGCCCACCGCCGCGGCGCCTACTTCGCCAACCCGTGCTTCACCCAGATCCACCCCACCTGCATCCCGCGCACCGGCGACCACCAGTCCAAGCTGACGCTGATGAGCGAGTCGCTGCGCAACGACGGCCGGATCTGGGTACCGAAGGCCAAGGGCGACAACCGGCCCGCGAACGAGATCCCCGAGGACGAGCGCGACTACTACCTGGAGCGCATCTACCCCGCTTTCGGTAACCTCGTGCCCCGCGACATCGCCTCCCGCGCCGCGAAGAACGTCTGCGACGAGGGGCGCGGCGTCGGCACCGGCGGCCAGGGCGTCTACCTCGACTTCGCCGAGGCCATCCAGCGGATGGGCCGGGCCGAGGTCGAGGAGAAGTACGGCAACCTCTTCGACATGTACGCGCGGATCACCGCGGAGAACCCGTACGAGACCCCGATGCGGATCTATCCGGCCGTGCACTACACGATGGGCGGGCTCTGGGTCGACTACGACCTCCAGACCACCATCCCCGGCCTCTTCGCGATCGGCGAGGCCAACTTCTCCGACCACGGCGCCAACCGGCTCGGCGCCTCCGCGCTGATGCAGGGCCTCGCCGACGGCTACTTCGTCCTGCCGTCGACCATCAACGACTACCTGGCCCGCAATCCGCACCACGACGAGGTCGACGACGCGCACCCCGCCGTCGAAGAGGTCGTCGCCGACACCGAGGACCGGCTGAACCTGCTGCTCTCCGTCGACGGCGACCGCACCCCCGACTCCTTCCACCGCGAGATCGGTGAACTCATGTGGGAGTACTGCGGCATGGCCCGCACCGAAGAGGGGCTGCGCGAGGCGCTCGACCGGATCCCGCAGATCCGCGAGGAGTTCTGGCGCCGCATCAAGGTGCCCGGCACCGGTGACGAGTTCAACCAGTCGCTGGAGAAGGCCAACCGCGTCGTCGACTACCTGGAGCTCGCCGAGCTGATGTGCCTCGACGCCCTGCACCGCGCCGAGTCCTGCGGAGGCCACTTCCGCGAGGAGTCGCAGACCCCGGACGGCGAAGCCGCCCGCCGGGACGAGGAGTTCTCCTACGCCGCCGCCTGGGAGTTCTCCGGCACCGGCGAGGCCCCCGTCCTGCACAAGGAAGACCTCGTCTTCGAGTACGTCCACCCCACTCAGCGGAGCTACGCATGA
- a CDS encoding succinate dehydrogenase/fumarate reductase iron-sulfur subunit has product MKLTLRVWRQKNADAPGAMSTYEVDGISQDMSFLEMLDTLNEELILAGDDPVAFDHDCREGICGACSLVINGDAHGPERTTTCQLHMRSFRDGDTIDIEPWRASAFPVVKDLVVDRSAFDRIIQAGGYISAPTGTAPEAHATPVPKPDADFAFEHAECIGCGACVAACPNGSAMLFTSAKINHLNVLPQGAPERETRVLDMVGQMDSEGFGGCTLTGECATACPKGIPLPSISAMNKEWLRATRKVRR; this is encoded by the coding sequence ATGAAGCTCACCCTGCGCGTCTGGCGCCAGAAGAATGCCGACGCCCCCGGCGCCATGTCCACCTACGAAGTGGACGGCATCTCGCAGGACATGTCGTTCCTGGAAATGCTCGACACCCTCAACGAGGAACTCATCCTCGCCGGCGACGACCCCGTCGCCTTCGACCACGACTGCCGCGAAGGCATCTGCGGCGCCTGCAGCCTCGTCATCAACGGCGACGCCCACGGCCCCGAACGCACCACCACCTGCCAGCTCCACATGCGGTCGTTCCGGGACGGCGACACCATCGACATCGAGCCCTGGCGCGCCTCGGCCTTCCCGGTCGTCAAGGACCTGGTCGTGGACCGCTCGGCCTTCGACCGGATCATCCAGGCGGGCGGCTACATCTCCGCACCCACCGGCACCGCCCCCGAGGCACACGCCACCCCGGTGCCCAAGCCGGACGCCGACTTCGCCTTCGAACACGCCGAGTGCATCGGCTGCGGCGCCTGCGTCGCGGCCTGCCCCAACGGCTCCGCGATGCTCTTCACCTCGGCGAAGATCAACCACCTCAACGTCCTGCCGCAGGGCGCTCCCGAGCGGGAGACCCGGGTCCTCGACATGGTCGGACAGATGGACAGCGAGGGCTTCGGCGGCTGCACCCTCACCGGGGAGTGCGCCACCGCCTGCCCGAAGGGCATTCCGCTGCCGTCGATCTCGGCCATGAACAAGGAGTGGCTGCGGGCGACCCGGAAGGTCCGACGCTAG